One Brassica napus cultivar Da-Ae chromosome C4, Da-Ae, whole genome shotgun sequence genomic region harbors:
- the BNAC04G28890D gene encoding uncharacterized protein BNAC04G28890D isoform X5: MEQLVNFIIRPPRAEYKPEHDLLEQEFLLKGRWYQRKDLEVKNIRGDVLKCSHYMPLERPEDRPLPCVIYCHGNSGCRADASEAAIVLLPSNITIFTLDFSGSGLSGGDYVTLGWNEKDDLKAVVEYLRTDGNVSLIGLWGRSMGAVTSLMYGAEDPSIAAMVLDSPFSNLVDLMMELVDTYKFPLPKFTIKFAIQYMRRAVQKRAKFDITDLNTIKVAKSCFVPVLFGHAIDDDFIRPHHSERIYEAYIGDKNIIKFEGDHNSPRPQFYFDSINIFFHNVLQPPEVVGTRLFDPLDDYFVKGSCWSTMQELSSQPSSAQKSKPSRFYITIWQHLYSLVLGLATGSTSDAISEVRMKRPMSRTEVPSNVPSNQSTSETKEKENYEVSSSSSSDMISFDLSNGDPYPPHLAVALDDDQYVEFQVEELADFPSNPDEEERMLMEAVMKSLKDVEVEIHQNKEPSKTTDTENTVEKEGPVNGSQDTDDAIDLSSRTKATVTVVGRSSTSGNVLDGLLRRWDLNFFKSR, translated from the exons AAGATTtagag GTGAAAAACATCAGGGGAGATGTCCTTAAGTGTAGTCATTACATGCCACTTGAGCGTCCCGAAGATAGGCCTCTACCTTGTGTAATATACTGCCATGGCAACAG TGGATGTAGAGCTGATGCCAGTGAAGCTGCCATCGTATTACTTCCTTCAAACATCACCATTTTCACGCTTGACTTCTCGGGATCTGGTCTCTCTGGCGGGGACTATGTCACATTGGGATGGAACGAA AAAGATGATCTGAAAGCGGTGGTTGAGTACTTGCGCACAGATGGAAATGTGTCCCTGATTGGCTTATGGGGTCGTTCAATGGGTGCCGTCACGAG CTTGATGTATGGAGCTGAGGATCCCTCTATTGCAGCGATGGTTCTAGACAGTCCATTCTCTAATTTGGTCGATTTGATGATGGAACTTGTAGATACATATAAGTTCCCATTACCCAAGTTTACT ATAAAATTTGCAATACAATATATGCGGAGAGCTGTTCAGAAGAGAGCCAAGTTTGACATAACGGATCTCAACACCATTAAGGTAGCGAAGTCATGTTTTGTGCCAGTTTTGTTTGGACATGCCATAGACGATGACTTTATTCGCCCTCATCACTCAGAGCGTATATATGAAGCATACATA GGAGACAAAAACATCATCAAATTCGAGGGAGACCACAATTCACCGCGGCCACAATTCTACTTTGATTCGATAAACATCTTTTTCCATAACGTTCTTCAACCTCCAGAGGTGGTTGGGACCAGATTGTTTGACCCGCTGGATGATTATTTTGTCAAG GGCAGTTGCTGGAGTACCATGCAAGAACTAAGTTCTCAACCATCCTCCGCACAGAAAAGTAAGCCATCTAGGTTTTATATAACCATATGGCAACATCTTTACTCATTGGTTTTAGGTTTAGCTACAGGCAGTACCTCCGATGCAATCAGTGAGGTCCGAATGAAAAGACCTATGAGTCGCACAGAG GTTCCTTCGAACGTGCCATCTAATCAATCAACGTCAGAAACCAAG GAAAAAGAGAATTACGAAGTCTCCAGTAGTTCATCTTCTGATATGATCAGCTTTGATTTGTCTAATGGGGATCCATATCCTCCTCATCTCGCTGTAGCCTTAGATGATGATCAATATGTGGAGTTTCAAGTAGAGGAATTAGCAGATTTTCCATCTAATCcagatgaagaagagagg ATGCTGATGGAAGCGGTGATGAAATCGCTCAAGGACGTGGAGGTTGAAATTCATCAGAATAAAGAACCTTCCAAGACCACCGATACAGAGAACACTGTAGAAAAAGAAG GACCCGTAAATGGTAGTCAGGACACAGATGACGCCATTGACTTGTCATCACGTACAAAGGCAACAGTGACTGTGGTTGGACGTAGTAGCACATCAGGAAACGTCTTAGACGGGTTATTACGCCGGTGGGATCTCAATTTCTTCAAAAGTAGATAA
- the BNAC04G28890D gene encoding uncharacterized protein BNAC04G28890D isoform X6 has translation MEQLVNFIIRPPRAEYKPEHDLLEQEFLLKGRWYQRKDLEVKNIRGDVLKCSHYMPLERPEDRPLPCVIYCHGNSGCRADASEAAIVLLPSNITIFTLDFSGSGLSGGDYVTLGWNEKDDLKAVVEYLRTDGNVSLIGLWGRSMGAVTSLMYGAEDPSIAAMVLDSPFSNLVDLMMELVDTYKFPLPKFTIKFAIQYMRRAVQKRAKFDITDLNTIKVAKSCFVPVLFGHAIDDDFIRPHHSERIYEAYIGDKNIIKFEGDHNSPRPQFYFDSINIFFHNVLQPPEVVGTRLFDPLDDYFVKGSCWSTMQELSSQPSSAQKSSTSDAISEVRMKRPMSRTEVPSNVPSNQSTSETKEKENYEVSSSSSSDMISFDLSNGDPYPPHLAVALDDDQYVEFQVEELADFPSNPDEEERMLMEAVMKSLKDVEVEIHQNKEPSKTTDTENTVEKEGPVNGSQDTDDAIDLSSRTKATVTVVGRSSTSGNVLDGLLRRWDLNFFKSR, from the exons AAGATTtagag GTGAAAAACATCAGGGGAGATGTCCTTAAGTGTAGTCATTACATGCCACTTGAGCGTCCCGAAGATAGGCCTCTACCTTGTGTAATATACTGCCATGGCAACAG TGGATGTAGAGCTGATGCCAGTGAAGCTGCCATCGTATTACTTCCTTCAAACATCACCATTTTCACGCTTGACTTCTCGGGATCTGGTCTCTCTGGCGGGGACTATGTCACATTGGGATGGAACGAA AAAGATGATCTGAAAGCGGTGGTTGAGTACTTGCGCACAGATGGAAATGTGTCCCTGATTGGCTTATGGGGTCGTTCAATGGGTGCCGTCACGAG CTTGATGTATGGAGCTGAGGATCCCTCTATTGCAGCGATGGTTCTAGACAGTCCATTCTCTAATTTGGTCGATTTGATGATGGAACTTGTAGATACATATAAGTTCCCATTACCCAAGTTTACT ATAAAATTTGCAATACAATATATGCGGAGAGCTGTTCAGAAGAGAGCCAAGTTTGACATAACGGATCTCAACACCATTAAGGTAGCGAAGTCATGTTTTGTGCCAGTTTTGTTTGGACATGCCATAGACGATGACTTTATTCGCCCTCATCACTCAGAGCGTATATATGAAGCATACATA GGAGACAAAAACATCATCAAATTCGAGGGAGACCACAATTCACCGCGGCCACAATTCTACTTTGATTCGATAAACATCTTTTTCCATAACGTTCTTCAACCTCCAGAGGTGGTTGGGACCAGATTGTTTGACCCGCTGGATGATTATTTTGTCAAG GGCAGTTGCTGGAGTACCATGCAAGAACTAAGTTCTCAACCATCCTCCGCACAGAAAA GCAGTACCTCCGATGCAATCAGTGAGGTCCGAATGAAAAGACCTATGAGTCGCACAGAG GTTCCTTCGAACGTGCCATCTAATCAATCAACGTCAGAAACCAAG GAAAAAGAGAATTACGAAGTCTCCAGTAGTTCATCTTCTGATATGATCAGCTTTGATTTGTCTAATGGGGATCCATATCCTCCTCATCTCGCTGTAGCCTTAGATGATGATCAATATGTGGAGTTTCAAGTAGAGGAATTAGCAGATTTTCCATCTAATCcagatgaagaagagagg ATGCTGATGGAAGCGGTGATGAAATCGCTCAAGGACGTGGAGGTTGAAATTCATCAGAATAAAGAACCTTCCAAGACCACCGATACAGAGAACACTGTAGAAAAAGAAG GACCCGTAAATGGTAGTCAGGACACAGATGACGCCATTGACTTGTCATCACGTACAAAGGCAACAGTGACTGTGGTTGGACGTAGTAGCACATCAGGAAACGTCTTAGACGGGTTATTACGCCGGTGGGATCTCAATTTCTTCAAAAGTAGATAA
- the BNAC04G28890D gene encoding uncharacterized protein BNAC04G28890D isoform X3 encodes MEQLVNFIIRPPRAEYKPEHDLLEQEFLLKGRWYQRKDLEVKNIRGDVLKCSHYMPLERPEDRPLPCVIYCHGNSGCRADASEAAIVLLPSNITIFTLDFSGSGLSGGDYVTLGWNEKDDLKAVVEYLRTDGNVSLIGLWGRSMGAVTSLMYGAEDPSIAAMVLDSPFSNLVDLMMELVDTYKFPLPKFTIKFAIQYMRRAVQKRAKFDITDLNTIKVAKSCFVPVLFGHAIDDDFIRPHHSERIYEAYIGDKNIIKFEGDHNSPRPQFYFDSINIFFHNVLQPPEVVGTRLFDPLDDYFVKGSCWSTMQELSSQPSSAQKTTGSTSDAISEVRMKRPMSRTEVPSNVPSNQSTSETKEKENYEVSSSSSSDMISFDLSNGDPYPPHLAVALDDDQYVEFQVEELADFPSNPDEEERMLMEAVMKSLKDVEVEIHQNKEPSKTTDTENTVEKEGNACSTTEPESAHPETFSASGLSNHDAPSSSEPNATSDSLPGPVNGSQDTDDAIDLSSRTKATVTVVGRSSTSGNVLDGLLRRWDLNFFKSR; translated from the exons AAGATTtagag GTGAAAAACATCAGGGGAGATGTCCTTAAGTGTAGTCATTACATGCCACTTGAGCGTCCCGAAGATAGGCCTCTACCTTGTGTAATATACTGCCATGGCAACAG TGGATGTAGAGCTGATGCCAGTGAAGCTGCCATCGTATTACTTCCTTCAAACATCACCATTTTCACGCTTGACTTCTCGGGATCTGGTCTCTCTGGCGGGGACTATGTCACATTGGGATGGAACGAA AAAGATGATCTGAAAGCGGTGGTTGAGTACTTGCGCACAGATGGAAATGTGTCCCTGATTGGCTTATGGGGTCGTTCAATGGGTGCCGTCACGAG CTTGATGTATGGAGCTGAGGATCCCTCTATTGCAGCGATGGTTCTAGACAGTCCATTCTCTAATTTGGTCGATTTGATGATGGAACTTGTAGATACATATAAGTTCCCATTACCCAAGTTTACT ATAAAATTTGCAATACAATATATGCGGAGAGCTGTTCAGAAGAGAGCCAAGTTTGACATAACGGATCTCAACACCATTAAGGTAGCGAAGTCATGTTTTGTGCCAGTTTTGTTTGGACATGCCATAGACGATGACTTTATTCGCCCTCATCACTCAGAGCGTATATATGAAGCATACATA GGAGACAAAAACATCATCAAATTCGAGGGAGACCACAATTCACCGCGGCCACAATTCTACTTTGATTCGATAAACATCTTTTTCCATAACGTTCTTCAACCTCCAGAGGTGGTTGGGACCAGATTGTTTGACCCGCTGGATGATTATTTTGTCAAG GGCAGTTGCTGGAGTACCATGCAAGAACTAAGTTCTCAACCATCCTCCGCACAGAAAA CTACAGGCAGTACCTCCGATGCAATCAGTGAGGTCCGAATGAAAAGACCTATGAGTCGCACAGAG GTTCCTTCGAACGTGCCATCTAATCAATCAACGTCAGAAACCAAG GAAAAAGAGAATTACGAAGTCTCCAGTAGTTCATCTTCTGATATGATCAGCTTTGATTTGTCTAATGGGGATCCATATCCTCCTCATCTCGCTGTAGCCTTAGATGATGATCAATATGTGGAGTTTCAAGTAGAGGAATTAGCAGATTTTCCATCTAATCcagatgaagaagagagg ATGCTGATGGAAGCGGTGATGAAATCGCTCAAGGACGTGGAGGTTGAAATTCATCAGAATAAAGAACCTTCCAAGACCACCGATACAGAGAACACTGTAGAAAAAGAAGGTAATGCTTGTTCTACTACAGAACCAGAATCAGCACATCCTGAGACATTTTCTGCTTCCGGTCTAAGTAACCATGATGCACCATCATCTTCTGAACCCAATGCTACATCGGATTCTCTGCCAGGACCCGTAAATGGTAGTCAGGACACAGATGACGCCATTGACTTGTCATCACGTACAAAGGCAACAGTGACTGTGGTTGGACGTAGTAGCACATCAGGAAACGTCTTAGACGGGTTATTACGCCGGTGGGATCTCAATTTCTTCAAAAGTAGATAA
- the BNAC04G28890D gene encoding uncharacterized protein BNAC04G28890D isoform X4 produces the protein MEQLVNFIIRPPRAEYKPEHDLLEQEFLLKGRWYQRKDLEVKNIRGDVLKCSHYMPLERPEDRPLPCVIYCHGNSGCRADASEAAIVLLPSNITIFTLDFSGSGLSGGDYVTLGWNEKDDLKAVVEYLRTDGNVSLIGLWGRSMGAVTSLMYGAEDPSIAAMVLDSPFSNLVDLMMELVDTYKFPLPKFTIKFAIQYMRRAVQKRAKFDITDLNTIKVAKSCFVPVLFGHAIDDDFIRPHHSERIYEAYIGDKNIIKFEGDHNSPRPQFYFDSINIFFHNVLQPPEVVGTRLFDPLDDYFVKGSCWSTMQELSSQPSSAQKSSTSDAISEVRMKRPMSRTEVPSNVPSNQSTSETKEKENYEVSSSSSSDMISFDLSNGDPYPPHLAVALDDDQYVEFQVEELADFPSNPDEEERMLMEAVMKSLKDVEVEIHQNKEPSKTTDTENTVEKEGNACSTTEPESAHPETFSASGLSNHDAPSSSEPNATSDSLPGPVNGSQDTDDAIDLSSRTKATVTVVGRSSTSGNVLDGLLRRWDLNFFKSR, from the exons AAGATTtagag GTGAAAAACATCAGGGGAGATGTCCTTAAGTGTAGTCATTACATGCCACTTGAGCGTCCCGAAGATAGGCCTCTACCTTGTGTAATATACTGCCATGGCAACAG TGGATGTAGAGCTGATGCCAGTGAAGCTGCCATCGTATTACTTCCTTCAAACATCACCATTTTCACGCTTGACTTCTCGGGATCTGGTCTCTCTGGCGGGGACTATGTCACATTGGGATGGAACGAA AAAGATGATCTGAAAGCGGTGGTTGAGTACTTGCGCACAGATGGAAATGTGTCCCTGATTGGCTTATGGGGTCGTTCAATGGGTGCCGTCACGAG CTTGATGTATGGAGCTGAGGATCCCTCTATTGCAGCGATGGTTCTAGACAGTCCATTCTCTAATTTGGTCGATTTGATGATGGAACTTGTAGATACATATAAGTTCCCATTACCCAAGTTTACT ATAAAATTTGCAATACAATATATGCGGAGAGCTGTTCAGAAGAGAGCCAAGTTTGACATAACGGATCTCAACACCATTAAGGTAGCGAAGTCATGTTTTGTGCCAGTTTTGTTTGGACATGCCATAGACGATGACTTTATTCGCCCTCATCACTCAGAGCGTATATATGAAGCATACATA GGAGACAAAAACATCATCAAATTCGAGGGAGACCACAATTCACCGCGGCCACAATTCTACTTTGATTCGATAAACATCTTTTTCCATAACGTTCTTCAACCTCCAGAGGTGGTTGGGACCAGATTGTTTGACCCGCTGGATGATTATTTTGTCAAG GGCAGTTGCTGGAGTACCATGCAAGAACTAAGTTCTCAACCATCCTCCGCACAGAAAA GCAGTACCTCCGATGCAATCAGTGAGGTCCGAATGAAAAGACCTATGAGTCGCACAGAG GTTCCTTCGAACGTGCCATCTAATCAATCAACGTCAGAAACCAAG GAAAAAGAGAATTACGAAGTCTCCAGTAGTTCATCTTCTGATATGATCAGCTTTGATTTGTCTAATGGGGATCCATATCCTCCTCATCTCGCTGTAGCCTTAGATGATGATCAATATGTGGAGTTTCAAGTAGAGGAATTAGCAGATTTTCCATCTAATCcagatgaagaagagagg ATGCTGATGGAAGCGGTGATGAAATCGCTCAAGGACGTGGAGGTTGAAATTCATCAGAATAAAGAACCTTCCAAGACCACCGATACAGAGAACACTGTAGAAAAAGAAGGTAATGCTTGTTCTACTACAGAACCAGAATCAGCACATCCTGAGACATTTTCTGCTTCCGGTCTAAGTAACCATGATGCACCATCATCTTCTGAACCCAATGCTACATCGGATTCTCTGCCAGGACCCGTAAATGGTAGTCAGGACACAGATGACGCCATTGACTTGTCATCACGTACAAAGGCAACAGTGACTGTGGTTGGACGTAGTAGCACATCAGGAAACGTCTTAGACGGGTTATTACGCCGGTGGGATCTCAATTTCTTCAAAAGTAGATAA
- the BNAC04G28890D gene encoding uncharacterized protein BNAC04G28890D isoform X1, producing the protein MEQLVNFIIRPPRAEYKPEHDLLEQEFLLKGRWYQRKDLEVKNIRGDVLKCSHYMPLERPEDRPLPCVIYCHGNSGCRADASEAAIVLLPSNITIFTLDFSGSGLSGGDYVTLGWNEKDDLKAVVEYLRTDGNVSLIGLWGRSMGAVTSLMYGAEDPSIAAMVLDSPFSNLVDLMMELVDTYKFPLPKFTIKFAIQYMRRAVQKRAKFDITDLNTIKVAKSCFVPVLFGHAIDDDFIRPHHSERIYEAYIGDKNIIKFEGDHNSPRPQFYFDSINIFFHNVLQPPEVVGTRLFDPLDDYFVKGSCWSTMQELSSQPSSAQKSKPSRFYITIWQHLYSLVLGLATGSTSDAISEVRMKRPMSRTEVPSNVPSNQSTSETKEKENYEVSSSSSSDMISFDLSNGDPYPPHLAVALDDDQYVEFQVEELADFPSNPDEEERMLMEAVMKSLKDVEVEIHQNKEPSKTTDTENTVEKEGNACSTTEPESAHPETFSASGLSNHDAPSSSEPNATSDSLPGPVNGSQDTDDAIDLSSRTKATVTVVGRSSTSGNVLDGLLRRWDLNFFKSR; encoded by the exons AAGATTtagag GTGAAAAACATCAGGGGAGATGTCCTTAAGTGTAGTCATTACATGCCACTTGAGCGTCCCGAAGATAGGCCTCTACCTTGTGTAATATACTGCCATGGCAACAG TGGATGTAGAGCTGATGCCAGTGAAGCTGCCATCGTATTACTTCCTTCAAACATCACCATTTTCACGCTTGACTTCTCGGGATCTGGTCTCTCTGGCGGGGACTATGTCACATTGGGATGGAACGAA AAAGATGATCTGAAAGCGGTGGTTGAGTACTTGCGCACAGATGGAAATGTGTCCCTGATTGGCTTATGGGGTCGTTCAATGGGTGCCGTCACGAG CTTGATGTATGGAGCTGAGGATCCCTCTATTGCAGCGATGGTTCTAGACAGTCCATTCTCTAATTTGGTCGATTTGATGATGGAACTTGTAGATACATATAAGTTCCCATTACCCAAGTTTACT ATAAAATTTGCAATACAATATATGCGGAGAGCTGTTCAGAAGAGAGCCAAGTTTGACATAACGGATCTCAACACCATTAAGGTAGCGAAGTCATGTTTTGTGCCAGTTTTGTTTGGACATGCCATAGACGATGACTTTATTCGCCCTCATCACTCAGAGCGTATATATGAAGCATACATA GGAGACAAAAACATCATCAAATTCGAGGGAGACCACAATTCACCGCGGCCACAATTCTACTTTGATTCGATAAACATCTTTTTCCATAACGTTCTTCAACCTCCAGAGGTGGTTGGGACCAGATTGTTTGACCCGCTGGATGATTATTTTGTCAAG GGCAGTTGCTGGAGTACCATGCAAGAACTAAGTTCTCAACCATCCTCCGCACAGAAAAGTAAGCCATCTAGGTTTTATATAACCATATGGCAACATCTTTACTCATTGGTTTTAGGTTTAGCTACAGGCAGTACCTCCGATGCAATCAGTGAGGTCCGAATGAAAAGACCTATGAGTCGCACAGAG GTTCCTTCGAACGTGCCATCTAATCAATCAACGTCAGAAACCAAG GAAAAAGAGAATTACGAAGTCTCCAGTAGTTCATCTTCTGATATGATCAGCTTTGATTTGTCTAATGGGGATCCATATCCTCCTCATCTCGCTGTAGCCTTAGATGATGATCAATATGTGGAGTTTCAAGTAGAGGAATTAGCAGATTTTCCATCTAATCcagatgaagaagagagg ATGCTGATGGAAGCGGTGATGAAATCGCTCAAGGACGTGGAGGTTGAAATTCATCAGAATAAAGAACCTTCCAAGACCACCGATACAGAGAACACTGTAGAAAAAGAAGGTAATGCTTGTTCTACTACAGAACCAGAATCAGCACATCCTGAGACATTTTCTGCTTCCGGTCTAAGTAACCATGATGCACCATCATCTTCTGAACCCAATGCTACATCGGATTCTCTGCCAGGACCCGTAAATGGTAGTCAGGACACAGATGACGCCATTGACTTGTCATCACGTACAAAGGCAACAGTGACTGTGGTTGGACGTAGTAGCACATCAGGAAACGTCTTAGACGGGTTATTACGCCGGTGGGATCTCAATTTCTTCAAAAGTAGATAA
- the BNAC04G28890D gene encoding uncharacterized protein BNAC04G28890D isoform X2, which translates to MEQLVNFIIRPPRAEYKPEHDLLEQEFLLKGRWYQRKDLEVKNIRGDVLKCSHYMPLERPEDRPLPCVIYCHGNSGCRADASEAAIVLLPSNITIFTLDFSGSGLSGGDYVTLGWNEKDDLKAVVEYLRTDGNVSLIGLWGRSMGAVTSLMYGAEDPSIAAMVLDSPFSNLVDLMMELVDTYKFPLPKFTIKFAIQYMRRAVQKRAKFDITDLNTIKVAKSCFVPVLFGHAIDDDFIRPHHSERIYEAYIGDKNIIKFEGDHNSPRPQFYFDSINIFFHNVLQPPEVVGTRLFDPLDDYFVKGSCWSTMQELSSQPSSAQKSLATGSTSDAISEVRMKRPMSRTEVPSNVPSNQSTSETKEKENYEVSSSSSSDMISFDLSNGDPYPPHLAVALDDDQYVEFQVEELADFPSNPDEEERMLMEAVMKSLKDVEVEIHQNKEPSKTTDTENTVEKEGNACSTTEPESAHPETFSASGLSNHDAPSSSEPNATSDSLPGPVNGSQDTDDAIDLSSRTKATVTVVGRSSTSGNVLDGLLRRWDLNFFKSR; encoded by the exons AAGATTtagag GTGAAAAACATCAGGGGAGATGTCCTTAAGTGTAGTCATTACATGCCACTTGAGCGTCCCGAAGATAGGCCTCTACCTTGTGTAATATACTGCCATGGCAACAG TGGATGTAGAGCTGATGCCAGTGAAGCTGCCATCGTATTACTTCCTTCAAACATCACCATTTTCACGCTTGACTTCTCGGGATCTGGTCTCTCTGGCGGGGACTATGTCACATTGGGATGGAACGAA AAAGATGATCTGAAAGCGGTGGTTGAGTACTTGCGCACAGATGGAAATGTGTCCCTGATTGGCTTATGGGGTCGTTCAATGGGTGCCGTCACGAG CTTGATGTATGGAGCTGAGGATCCCTCTATTGCAGCGATGGTTCTAGACAGTCCATTCTCTAATTTGGTCGATTTGATGATGGAACTTGTAGATACATATAAGTTCCCATTACCCAAGTTTACT ATAAAATTTGCAATACAATATATGCGGAGAGCTGTTCAGAAGAGAGCCAAGTTTGACATAACGGATCTCAACACCATTAAGGTAGCGAAGTCATGTTTTGTGCCAGTTTTGTTTGGACATGCCATAGACGATGACTTTATTCGCCCTCATCACTCAGAGCGTATATATGAAGCATACATA GGAGACAAAAACATCATCAAATTCGAGGGAGACCACAATTCACCGCGGCCACAATTCTACTTTGATTCGATAAACATCTTTTTCCATAACGTTCTTCAACCTCCAGAGGTGGTTGGGACCAGATTGTTTGACCCGCTGGATGATTATTTTGTCAAG GGCAGTTGCTGGAGTACCATGCAAGAACTAAGTTCTCAACCATCCTCCGCACAGAAAA GTTTAGCTACAGGCAGTACCTCCGATGCAATCAGTGAGGTCCGAATGAAAAGACCTATGAGTCGCACAGAG GTTCCTTCGAACGTGCCATCTAATCAATCAACGTCAGAAACCAAG GAAAAAGAGAATTACGAAGTCTCCAGTAGTTCATCTTCTGATATGATCAGCTTTGATTTGTCTAATGGGGATCCATATCCTCCTCATCTCGCTGTAGCCTTAGATGATGATCAATATGTGGAGTTTCAAGTAGAGGAATTAGCAGATTTTCCATCTAATCcagatgaagaagagagg ATGCTGATGGAAGCGGTGATGAAATCGCTCAAGGACGTGGAGGTTGAAATTCATCAGAATAAAGAACCTTCCAAGACCACCGATACAGAGAACACTGTAGAAAAAGAAGGTAATGCTTGTTCTACTACAGAACCAGAATCAGCACATCCTGAGACATTTTCTGCTTCCGGTCTAAGTAACCATGATGCACCATCATCTTCTGAACCCAATGCTACATCGGATTCTCTGCCAGGACCCGTAAATGGTAGTCAGGACACAGATGACGCCATTGACTTGTCATCACGTACAAAGGCAACAGTGACTGTGGTTGGACGTAGTAGCACATCAGGAAACGTCTTAGACGGGTTATTACGCCGGTGGGATCTCAATTTCTTCAAAAGTAGATAA